From Microtus pennsylvanicus isolate mMicPen1 chromosome 10, mMicPen1.hap1, whole genome shotgun sequence, one genomic window encodes:
- the Znf488 gene encoding zinc finger protein 488 — MVAGTSTLLSLSGPSDPMAEEKAASLSPSVDKRWRLMGPKQIQAGLLKKASLLDSGAAAGKGGQDLAPSELSLSTALDKAGLDRPLGYKACTEQRQGSFTELSCLQESSGNMQALKRKPEDPEGQLGTQQLPPDLPGALTDGTECSVWPGVARSGKRSAFRRPASRPVEKPTCSPAFPDSGNAEGPWELSGLITTVDIPCWAQLSAFKLTGDFWRLHMLSQNILFCNAFHGAPTPWLDHSQVQASISSTPSVTACRVLLPPTLSSPGLPTQNWCAKCNLAFRLTADLVLHMRSHHKREHGGPDSHSKKRREEVLTCPICHEYFRERHHLSRHMTSHS; from the coding sequence ATGGTCGCTGGAACATCCACCTTGCTTAGCCTGTCAGGCCCCTCTGATCCCATGGCTGAagaaaaagcagcttctttgagCCCTTCAGTTGACAAAAGATGGAGACTCATGGGACCTAAGCAGATTCAGGCAGGACTGCTCAAGAAAGCAAGCCTCCTGGACTCTGGAGCTGCTGCAGGGAAGGGTGGCCAAGATCTGGCCCCTTCTGAACTGAGCCTATCAACAGCACTGGACAAGGCTGGACTGGACAGGCCTCTGGGTTACAaggcctgcacagagcagaggcagggtTCCTTCACAGAGCTGTCCTGTCTCCAGGAGAGCTCAGGCAACATGCAAGCCCTGAAGAGGAAGCCAGAGGACCCAGAAGGCCAGCTTGGCACTCAGCAGCTGCCCCCGGATCTCCCCGGAGCCTTGACCGACGGCACAGAGTGCTCAGTATGGCCAGGTGTGGCCCGGAGTGGGAAGAGAAGCGCTTTCAGGAGGCCAGCCTCGCGCCCCGTGGAGAAACCCACATGCTCCCCTGCGTTTCCGGACAGTGGAAACGCAGAGGGCCCATGGGAGCTCTCGGGACTCATCACTACGGTGGATATCCCATGTTGGGCTCAGCTGTCAGCTTTCAAGCTCACGGGAGATTTCTGGAGATTGCACATGCTGTCCCAGAACATTCTATTCTGCAATGCTTTCCACGGGGCTCCCACACCATGGCTGGATCACTCCCAGGTGCAAGCTTCCATATCTTCGACACCTTCCGTCACAGCCTGCCGGGTTCTCTTGCCACCCACACTCTCCTCCCCAGGCTTGCCCACTCAGAACTGGTGTGCAAAGTGTAACCTCGCCTTCCGTCTGACGGCTGACCTGGTCCTCCACATGCGGTCCCACCACAAAAGGGAGCATGGAGGCCCTGACTCACATTCTAAGAAACGCAGAGAGGAAGTTCTCACTTGCCCCATTTGCCATGAGTACTTCCGGGAGCGCCACCATCTTTCCAGACATATGACGTCACACAGTTAG